From the genome of Enoplosus armatus isolate fEnoArm2 chromosome 21, fEnoArm2.hap1, whole genome shotgun sequence, one region includes:
- the atp6v1ab gene encoding V-type proton ATPase catalytic subunit A — protein MDMSKLPKVRDEEKESEFGYVHGVSGPVVTATAMAGAAMYELVRVGHSELVGEIIRLEGDMATIQVYEETSGVSVGDPVLRTGKPLSVELGPGIMGSIFDGIQRPLKDINDLTQSIYIPRGVNIGALNRDLKWEFIPAKSLRVGSHITGGDIYGMVHENSLIKHKIMLPPKNRGTVTYVAPPGNYDVTDVVMELEFEGVKEKFTMVQVWPVRQVRPVTEKLPANHPLLTGQRVLDALFPCVQGGTTAIPGAFGCGKTVISQSLSKYSNSDVIIYVGCGERGNEMSEVLRDFPELTMEVDGKTESIMKRTALVANTSNMPVAAREASIYTGITLSEYFRDMGYNVSMMADSTSRWAEALREISGRLAEMPADSGYPAYLGARLASFYERAGRVKCLGNPEREGSVSIVGAVSPPGGDFSDPVTSATLGIVQVFWGLDKKLAQRKHFPSVNWLISYSKYTRALDEYYDKHFPEFVPLRTKAKEILQEEEDLAEIVQLVGKASLAETDKITLEVAKLIKDDFLQQNGYTPYDRFCPFYKTVGILSNMISFYDMARHAVETTAQSDNKITWAMIREHMGEILYRMSSMKFKDPVKDGEAKIKAEYAQLVEDMQNAFRTLEE, from the exons ATGGACATGTCCAAGCTGCCCAAGGTCagggatgaggagaaagagagcgagtTTGGATACGTTCATGGAGTCTCCGGACCAG tgGTGACAGCTACAGCCATGGCGGGAGCGGCCATGTATGAGCTGGTCCGTGTCGGCCACAGTGAGCTGGTGGGAGAGATCATCAGGCTGGAGGGAGACATGGCCACCATCCAGGTCTACGAGGAGACCT CCGGTGTGTCTGTTGGAGATCCTGTGCTGCGGACGGGGAAACCTCTCTCTGTTGAGTTGGGTCCAGGAATCATGGGGTCCATCTTTGATGGTATCCAGCGACCACTAAAGGACATCAACGACCTCACACAAAGCATCTACATCCCCAGAGGTGTAAACATCGGAGCCCTCAACCGAGACCTCAAGTGGGAGTTTATTCCCGCCAAGAGCCTGCGg GTTGGCAGTCACATCACGGGAGGAGACATCTATGGCATGGTGCACGAGAACTCCCTCATCAAGCACAAGATCATGCTGCCTCCCAAAAACAGAGGCACTGTAACCTACGTGGCTCCGCCTGGAAACTACGACGTCACT gATGTGGTGATGGAGCTGGAGTTTGAGGGGGTGAAGGAGAAGTTCACCATGGTGCAGGTGTGGCCCGTGAGACAAGTGCGACCCGTCACAGAGAAGCTGCCTGCCAATCACCCGCTGCTGACCGGACAGAGAGTGCTGGATGCCCTTTTCCC ATGTGTGCAGGGAGGAACCACAGCCATCCCAGGAGCCTTTGGCTGTGGAAAGACTGTCATCTCTCAGTCCCTGTCCAAGTACTCCAACAGCGATGTCATCATCTACGTCGGCTGCGGGGAGCGTGGTAACGAGATGTCAGAAGTACTGCGAGACTTCCCTGAG CTGACCATGGAGGTGGATGGGAAGACGGAGAGCATCATGAAGAGAACAGCACTGGTGGCCAACACCTCCAACATGCCTGTAGCTGCCCGAGAAGCCTCCATCTACACAG GAATCACGCTGTCTGAGTACTTCAGAGACATGGGATACAACGTGAGCATGATGGCCGACTCCACCTCCCGTTGGGCCGAGGCTCTCAGGGAGATTTCTGGCCGTCTGGCTGAGATGCCTGCTG ACAGCGGCTATCCTGCCTACCTGGGAGCCCGTCTCGCCTCCTTCTATGAGCGTGCTGGAAGGGTGAAGTGTCTGGGCAACCCTGAGAGGGAGGGCAGCGTCAGTATTGTAGGCGC TGTATCGCCTCCTGGTGGTGACTTCTCTGACCCTGTCACTTCAGCCACCCTTGGTATTGTACAG GTGTTCTGGGGTCTGGATAAGAAGCTGGCTCAGAGGAAGCACTTTCCCTCTGTGAACTGGCTGATCAGCTACAGCAAATACACTCGTGCTCTGGATGAGTATTACGACAAGCACTTCCCCGAGTTCGTGCCCCTGCGTACCAAGGCCAAGGAgatcctgcaggaggaggaggaccttGCTGAGATTGTGCAGCTCGTCGGAAAG gcatCGCTGGCAGAAACAGATAAAATCACCCTGGAAGTGGCCAAACTGATCAAAGACGACTTCCTGCAGCAGAACGGTTACACTCCTTATGACAG GTTCTGTCCCTTCTATAAGACGGTGGGCATTCTCTCCAACATGATTTCTTTCTACGACATGGCGCGGCACGCAGTGGAGACCACAGCTCAGAGCGACAACAAGATCACTTGGGCTATGATCAGGGAGCACATGGGAGAAATCCTGTATAGGATGAGCTCAATGAAattcaag GACCCGGTGAAGGACGGCGAGGCTAAGATCAAGGCCGAGTACGCTCAGCTAGTGGAGGACATGCAGAACGCCTTCCGTACGTTGGAAGAATAG
- the gramd1c gene encoding protein Aster-C: MSVTNEKTTPFSCFSFYWSRAAEQMDRVSNRSGVGSDDVTDESASLVDVRWSSEEEESSDPQGQCLAAPQTPLPTYKQRFDEFKKLFKELPESERLIVDYPCALQRDILLQGRLYLSENWLCFYSNVFWGTKIALTLKDIITMTREKTARLIPNAIQVCTSTEKFFFSSFSAREKSYLGVFRMWQNTLLDKPLTSLELWQMVKQHYGYDLGLSHEEMESLQISAESSMQTSLTVRPGGDDGVGTPSIRLQGVEHGPLETSTPQGEDMPSPFSSLSSPNVQDDSRSTPPQRRSPAPSLDRLAPERVSKRSSLSLDLNANENGVSEPSGSESVEDVEERVGLSQVQGRLFLNKVFHISANKMFELLFTDSSFIRRFMNVRKITNAGFTAWQKDASGNMKRSLNYTITISNPLIGKFSTATENQTLYKQSRDGQYYQVDSEVYTHDVPYHDYFYTQNRYYIISNSKRKCRLRVYTDVKYKKQPWGLVKSFITKNSWSGIEDYFRQLEAELLEEEAEMNQGGGDSGKMSGLRRRRRTYSRTLPEHIKPNKQYGQDPEQHRDGNMVPIEMNTPHRWNATTIVAGMSLILLILTVMNLGLFFKLWAMEDVAHRMYLSTKHRLRERSEASLAPEYGPRPGPGHGTTEDMQMLKTVLQHSINLLEQLRSSLVVLQQNFALANRTAAPQ, encoded by the exons ATGAGCGTTACCAATGAGAAGACAACTCCCTTCAG TTGCTTCTCTTTTTAttggagcagagcagcagagcagatggACCGGGTATCCAACCGGTCAGGAGTGGGAAGTGATGATGTTACAGATGAGTCAGCATCCCTGGTGGATGTCAGGTGGAgctctgaagaagaagag AGCTCTGACCCTCAGGGACAGTGTCTTGCAGCACCTCAAACTCCTCTGCCGACCTACAAACAGAGGTTTGATGAATTTAAGAAGTTGTTCAAAGAACTGCCAGAGTCGGAGAGACTCATAGTGG ACTACCCGTGTGCCCTCCAGCGGGACATCCTCCTTCAGGGACGCCTCTACCTCTCAGAGAACTGGCTCTGTTTCTACAGCAATGTGTTTTGGGGTACGAAG ATTGCACTGACTCTTAAAGACATCATAACTATgaccagagagaaaacagctcgGCTGATTCCCAATGCCATCCAGGTCTGCACAAGCACCGAGAAG ttcttcttctcttccttctcgGCAAGAGAGAAAAGTTACTTGGGTGTTTTCCGCATGTGGCAAAACACACTGCTGGACAAG cCTCTGACCAGCTTGGAGTTGTGGCAGATGGTCAAACAGCATTATGGGTATGACCTGGGCCTGAGCCATGAAGAGATGGAGAGCTTACAGATATCAGCAGAATCGAGCATGCAGACCAG cctGACGGTGAGGCCTGGTGGTGATGACGGTGTAGGGACCCCCTCCATTCGTCTCCAAGGGGTGGAGCATGGGCCCTTAGAGACCTCCACGCCTCAAGGGGAGGACATGCCTTCTCCTTTCAGCTCACTGAGCTCTCCCAACGTG CAGGATGACTCTCGCAGCACCCCGCCTCAGCGGCGCAGTCCTGCTCCCTCGCTGGACCGCCTCGCCCCAGAACGGGTCTCCAAGCGCTCCTCACTTTCTCTGGACCTCAACGCCAACGAGAATGGTGTGTCTGAGCCGAGCGGTTCAGAGAGCGTCGAGGACG TGGAGGAGCGAGTGGGTTTGTCTCAGGTGCAGGGTCGACTTTTTTTGAACAAGGTCTTCCACATCAGCGCTAACAAGATGTTTGAGCTGCTCTTCACTGACTCCAGCTTCATCCGCAGGTTCATGAACGTCAGGAAGATAACCA ACGCCGGCTTTACTGCTTGGCAAAAAGACGCCTCTGGAAACATGAAGCGGAGTCTGAACTACACAATAACCATCAGCAACCCTCTGATTGGCAAGTTCTCCACTGCTACAGAGAACCag ACACTGTACAAACAATCCAGGGATGGTCAGTATTACCAAGTGGACTCGGAGGTGTACACTCACGATGTTCCATATCACGATTACTTCTACACTCAAAATCGGTACTACATCATAAGCAACTCGAAGCGGAAGTGTCGACTAAG GGTCTATACCGATGTGAAGTACAAGAAGCAGCCATGGGGCCTGGTCAAGTCCTTTATCACCAAAAACTCCTGGAGCGGCATAGAAGATTATTTCAGACAGCTGG AAGCAGaactgctggaggaggaagcagagatgaACCAAGGAGGCGGAGACTCTGGGAAGATGAGTGGGCTTCGGAGGAGGAGGCGGACTTACAGCCGTACTCTGCCAGAGCACATCAAGCCCAACAAGCAGTACGGGCAAGACCCTGAACAGCACAGAGATGGCAACATGG TCCCCATAGAAATGAACACCCCCCACAGATGGAACGCCACAACAATAGTGGCTGGGATGAGTCTGAT tTTGCTGATTCTGACGGTGATGAACCTGGGTCTGTTTTTCAAGTTGTGGGCCATGGAGGACGTAGCCCACCGCATGTACCTGAGCACAAAGCATCGGCTGAGGGAGAGAAGTGAGGCCAG CTTGGCCC